A stretch of Peteryoungia algae DNA encodes these proteins:
- a CDS encoding LTA synthase family protein — translation MVQTNPKSIVANMFNAVGATRERESGASFIVQLLIQWVNTALIAVAIVFISEVLARGSVTDIVEYMTSFNRPGLVATGVVFLVLLCADAMIGKAHQSALFVGPLLLLPAFFSGQKQQFLSDPLFPSDLLFGRQILELLPAMVAAEPLKAVGLAVGCVVFIVAFAALIWKSRKVFPKLNLSGRGTRLALSLPLLIGFASLMDPMTFSAFRDRLNIVPMMWDQKENYRHNGFLMAFAFNVPMANVSAPDGYSNLAITDMQTDLLPASFFSGRQADVIVVMSESLWDPTRMSSVRYSADPMPTIRAAQSGQVFSPEFGGMTANVEFESLTGFSNAFLPYGSIPYQQYIRRPVPSLATFFQSKGYVTKAFHPFQGWFWNRTNVYQSLGFEEFHSQDNMPAMSKRGIFASDEDLTRFIIKEADNTDQPFFFFAVTLQGHGPYEHNRYKKNTIAVDAPTLSEASTNSLATYTQGVKEADQSLKALMDWAKKRRRETIIVLFGDHLPPLNAVYTESGYMANVVATRKASVATMKREHETPLVIWSSKRGAQKDIGSVSPSQLPYYIVRMAGYRHPYYTGMLGRVAERYSVIDRHQLIGRNNKAQADWAMSGQVDPLIRDYRLLQHDVMFGEGYGVESFFPEHTNRQQAAPSS, via the coding sequence CGCGACCCGTGAACGGGAGTCCGGCGCGTCCTTTATCGTGCAGTTGCTCATTCAGTGGGTCAACACGGCGCTGATTGCTGTCGCGATCGTTTTCATCAGCGAGGTCCTTGCCCGCGGAAGCGTGACCGACATCGTCGAATACATGACCTCGTTCAACCGACCGGGTCTGGTCGCCACAGGCGTGGTCTTCCTCGTTCTCCTCTGTGCCGACGCCATGATCGGCAAGGCCCATCAATCGGCGCTCTTCGTCGGTCCCCTTCTGCTCCTGCCTGCCTTCTTTTCCGGACAGAAGCAGCAGTTCCTGTCGGACCCGCTCTTCCCGAGCGATCTCCTTTTCGGCCGCCAGATCCTGGAACTCCTGCCAGCCATGGTCGCAGCCGAGCCCTTGAAGGCCGTTGGCCTTGCGGTCGGATGCGTTGTTTTCATCGTCGCCTTCGCGGCACTGATCTGGAAGAGCCGCAAGGTCTTTCCCAAGCTGAACCTGTCGGGCCGCGGAACGCGCCTTGCCCTGTCCCTCCCGCTTCTCATCGGGTTTGCATCCCTGATGGATCCGATGACGTTTTCGGCTTTCCGCGATCGCCTCAACATCGTGCCCATGATGTGGGACCAGAAGGAAAACTATCGGCACAACGGCTTCCTCATGGCGTTTGCCTTCAACGTGCCAATGGCAAACGTCAGCGCGCCCGACGGCTACAGCAACCTGGCCATCACCGACATGCAGACCGATCTATTGCCGGCTTCCTTCTTCTCCGGACGCCAGGCCGATGTGATCGTCGTCATGAGCGAGTCCCTCTGGGATCCGACCAGGATGAGCAGCGTGCGCTACTCCGCCGATCCCATGCCGACCATCCGCGCGGCTCAATCGGGCCAGGTCTTCTCGCCCGAATTCGGCGGCATGACCGCCAATGTCGAGTTCGAGTCGCTGACCGGCTTCTCGAATGCCTTCCTGCCCTATGGCAGCATTCCCTATCAGCAGTATATTCGTCGACCGGTTCCCTCGCTCGCCACGTTTTTCCAGTCCAAGGGCTATGTGACCAAAGCCTTCCATCCCTTCCAGGGCTGGTTCTGGAACCGCACCAACGTCTATCAGTCGCTGGGCTTCGAGGAGTTCCACTCGCAAGACAACATGCCGGCCATGAGCAAGCGCGGCATCTTCGCCTCTGACGAAGACCTGACGCGCTTCATCATCAAGGAAGCAGACAATACGGATCAGCCGTTCTTCTTCTTCGCGGTCACCCTTCAGGGCCACGGCCCCTACGAGCATAACCGCTACAAGAAGAACACGATCGCGGTCGATGCGCCCACACTCTCCGAGGCCAGCACCAACTCGCTTGCAACCTATACGCAAGGGGTGAAGGAAGCCGATCAGAGCCTCAAGGCTTTGATGGACTGGGCCAAGAAGCGCCGTCGCGAGACAATCATCGTGCTCTTCGGCGACCACTTGCCGCCGCTGAATGCCGTCTACACGGAAAGCGGCTACATGGCGAACGTGGTCGCGACCCGCAAGGCATCGGTTGCCACCATGAAGCGCGAGCACGAAACGCCGCTCGTCATCTGGTCATCCAAGCGCGGCGCACAGAAGGATATCGGCTCGGTGAGCCCGTCGCAGCTGCCCTACTACATCGTCCGCATGGCTGGCTATCGTCACCCCTACTATACCGGCATGCTCGGTCGTGTCGCGGAACGCTATTCGGTCATCGACCGGCACCAGCTGATAGGCCGCAACAACAAGGCTCAGGCCGACTGGGCGATGTCCGGTCAGGTGGATCCGCTGATCCGTGACTACCGCCTGCTGCAGCACGATGTCATGTTCGGCGAGGGCTACGGAGTGGAGAGTTTCTTCCCCGAGCACACCAATCGCCAGCAGGCAGCACCGAGCAGCTGA
- a CDS encoding GFA family protein — MTDDKTGRCLCGAVTITVTGKLGPVSYCHCTQCRRQTGLYYATTDAALSEVEISGRDRIGAFRASPGAERAFCRDCGSPLYWKADGEQRMSLMAGLFPNPTGLEGGYHIYCADKGDFYEIDDGLPQYPAGSS, encoded by the coding sequence ATGACGGACGACAAGACAGGGCGTTGCCTGTGTGGCGCAGTAACGATCACGGTCACGGGTAAACTCGGGCCAGTCAGCTATTGCCATTGTACGCAATGCCGGCGACAGACGGGTCTTTACTATGCAACGACGGATGCCGCCCTGAGCGAGGTCGAGATCAGCGGGCGCGACAGGATCGGAGCGTTCCGGGCGAGCCCCGGCGCCGAGCGCGCCTTCTGCCGGGATTGCGGCTCACCACTCTACTGGAAGGCGGACGGCGAGCAAAGGATGTCGCTGATGGCCGGATTGTTTCCCAATCCGACAGGCCTCGAAGGAGGCTATCACATCTACTGCGCCGACAAGGGCGATTTCTACGAGATCGACGACGGATTACCGCAATACCCGGCGGGCAGCAGCTGA
- a CDS encoding class II 3-deoxy-7-phosphoheptulonate synthase — translation MAQNWTPSSWRQKAIKQVPSYPDLDALKAAEHQLSTYPPLVFAGEARRLKKSLAQVAEGEAFLLQGGDCAESFAEHGADNIRDFFRAFLQMAVVLTFGAQLPVVKVGRIAGQFAKPRSSDMEKIGDVELPSYRGDIINGIEFTEDARIPNPERQLMAYRQSAATLNLLRAFAMGGYANLENVHQWMLGFIKDSPQAERYRKLADRISETMDFMKAVGITSENNPSLRETDFFTSHEALLLGYEEALTRVDSTSGDWYATSGHMIWIGDRTRQADHAHLEYCRGIKNPIGLKCGPSLQADDLLNLIDILNPQNEAGRLTLICRFGHDKVAEHLPRLIRAVEREGRKVVWSCDPMHGNTITLNNYKTRPFERILSEVESFFQIHRAEGSHPGGIHIEMTGKDVTECTGGARAVTGNDLADRYHTHCDPRLNADQALELAFLLAERMKSGRDEKRMMVANG, via the coding sequence ATGGCGCAGAATTGGACCCCGAGCAGCTGGAGACAGAAGGCGATCAAGCAGGTTCCGTCCTATCCGGACCTCGACGCGTTGAAGGCTGCCGAGCATCAGCTTTCGACCTATCCGCCGCTGGTCTTTGCGGGCGAAGCCCGTCGCTTGAAGAAGTCGCTGGCCCAGGTCGCTGAAGGCGAGGCCTTCCTGCTGCAGGGCGGTGATTGTGCCGAAAGCTTCGCCGAACATGGCGCCGACAACATCCGCGACTTCTTCCGCGCCTTCCTGCAGATGGCCGTCGTCCTGACCTTCGGTGCGCAGTTGCCGGTGGTGAAGGTCGGGCGTATCGCCGGCCAGTTCGCCAAGCCGCGTTCGTCCGACATGGAAAAGATCGGTGATGTCGAGCTGCCGAGCTACCGTGGCGATATCATCAACGGCATCGAATTCACCGAAGACGCACGCATTCCGAATCCGGAACGCCAGTTGATGGCCTATCGCCAGTCGGCGGCCACGCTGAACCTGCTGCGCGCCTTCGCCATGGGTGGTTATGCCAATCTTGAGAACGTGCATCAGTGGATGCTCGGTTTCATCAAGGACTCGCCCCAGGCCGAGCGCTACCGCAAGCTCGCCGACCGCATTTCCGAGACCATGGACTTCATGAAGGCCGTGGGCATCACCTCGGAGAACAATCCGAGCCTGCGCGAGACCGATTTCTTCACCAGCCACGAAGCCCTGCTTCTCGGTTATGAAGAGGCGCTGACGCGCGTCGATTCCACGTCCGGTGACTGGTATGCAACGTCCGGTCACATGATCTGGATCGGCGACCGTACCCGCCAGGCGGACCATGCACATCTGGAATATTGCCGGGGCATCAAGAACCCGATCGGTCTGAAGTGTGGCCCGTCTCTCCAGGCGGACGATCTTCTGAACCTGATCGACATCCTGAACCCGCAGAACGAAGCCGGCCGCCTGACCCTGATCTGCCGCTTCGGTCACGACAAGGTCGCAGAGCACCTGCCGCGTCTCATCCGCGCCGTCGAGCGCGAGGGCCGCAAGGTCGTCTGGTCCTGCGATCCGATGCATGGCAACACGATCACCCTCAACAACTACAAGACGCGCCCGTTCGAGCGGATCTTGTCGGAAGTCGAGAGCTTCTTCCAGATTCACCGTGCGGAAGGCTCGCATCCGGGCGGCATCCATATCGAAATGACTGGCAAGGATGTCACCGAATGCACCGGTGGTGCGCGTGCCGTGACGGGCAATGATCTGGCCGACCGTTACCACACCCATTGCGATCCGCGTCTCAATGCCGACCAGGCGCTTGAACTCGCCTTCCTGCTCGCCGAGCGGATGAAGAGCGGTCGTGACGAGAAGCGCATGATGGTTGCGAACGGCTGA
- a CDS encoding alpha/beta hydrolase family protein, translated as MKPHHMERSDIAFEASDRFPLHATLFRGSGDGPLALISSAAAVPRGFYAKFAEHLVLRHGFRAALTYDYRGVAGSQAPSSWKRPLLMRDWAHFDMPAALHRLELEAPEHRMVGIGQSFGGQVLALGGRAERFSRYLMVATMTGYWGNTKPRFRVFSQMNLVGVPLAVLLGKVPGRAGLGQTLPGSVYREWARWGRHPDYFFADPTMDAARRFAEVQTPILAIGLTDDPWGTPKAQHALLKYYSRAPTEIRWISPIEAGGAVGHLGFFRSAFRDTLWDPAIDWIKQS; from the coding sequence ATGAAACCGCATCATATGGAACGATCGGACATTGCCTTCGAGGCGTCGGACCGCTTTCCGTTGCACGCAACGCTTTTCCGCGGATCAGGGGATGGCCCCCTCGCCCTGATTTCCTCTGCCGCTGCCGTGCCGCGCGGCTTCTATGCCAAATTTGCAGAGCACCTCGTCTTGCGCCACGGCTTTCGGGCGGCATTGACCTATGACTATCGCGGCGTCGCCGGCTCCCAGGCGCCGAGCAGTTGGAAACGTCCGCTCCTGATGCGCGACTGGGCCCATTTCGACATGCCGGCCGCCCTTCATCGGCTGGAACTTGAAGCACCGGAGCACCGCATGGTCGGCATCGGCCAGTCCTTCGGCGGCCAGGTTCTGGCGCTGGGCGGACGGGCCGAGAGATTTTCCCGCTATCTGATGGTCGCGACAATGACCGGCTACTGGGGCAATACCAAGCCGCGCTTCCGGGTCTTCAGCCAGATGAATCTCGTCGGCGTGCCCTTGGCAGTCCTACTCGGCAAGGTGCCCGGTCGAGCTGGTCTCGGACAAACCCTGCCCGGCAGCGTCTATCGCGAATGGGCACGTTGGGGTCGGCATCCCGACTATTTCTTCGCCGATCCAACGATGGATGCGGCGCGCCGTTTCGCAGAGGTCCAGACGCCCATTCTCGCAATCGGCCTCACCGACGACCCCTGGGGCACGCCGAAAGCACAGCATGCCCTGCTGAAGTACTACAGCCGGGCACCGACCGAGATTCGCTGGATTTCACCGATTGAGGCCGGCGGGGCGGTCGGCCATCTCGGCTTCTTCCGCTCAGCCTTCCGGGACACATTGTGGGACCCCGCGATCGACTGGATCAAGCAGAGCTGA
- the gor gene encoding glutathione-disulfide reductase codes for MSQYDYDLFVIGGGSGGVRSARVAASLGKKVAIAEEYRFGGTCVIRGCVPKKLFVYASQFHEHFEDAVGYGWTVGKSSFDWPSLIAAKDKEIDRLEGLYRKGLDGAGVEILETRAELTGPNSIRLVKSGREVTAERIVVAVGGAPNPHAALPGYEHCISSNEAFHLATLPRSILIAGGGYIAVEFANIFHGLGVETTLIYRGAEILSRFDQDMRRGLHEAMVDKGIRILCHDHVQKVSKSAAGNLEVETINNGRLVVEQVMLALGRDPNTTGLGLEAAGVETNERGAIVVDQYSRTNVQSIFALGDVTDRVQLTPVAIHEAMCFIETEYKNNPTSPDHELIATAVFSQPEIGTVGLSEEAAAKKFEEIEVYRAQFRPMKATLSGRAEKMIMKLIVNAADRKVVGAHILGHDAGEMAQLLGITLKAGCTKDDFDRTMAVHPTAAEELVTMYNPSYRVRNGERV; via the coding sequence ATGAGCCAGTACGACTATGACCTCTTCGTCATCGGCGGTGGCTCCGGCGGGGTTCGCAGTGCCCGCGTGGCCGCTTCGCTCGGCAAGAAGGTGGCAATCGCGGAAGAGTACCGTTTCGGTGGAACCTGCGTCATCAGAGGCTGCGTGCCGAAGAAGCTGTTCGTCTATGCTTCGCAGTTCCACGAGCATTTCGAGGATGCGGTCGGCTACGGCTGGACCGTCGGCAAGAGCTCGTTCGACTGGCCGTCGTTGATTGCGGCCAAAGACAAGGAAATCGATCGTCTGGAGGGCCTCTACCGCAAGGGGCTGGATGGTGCCGGTGTGGAGATCCTCGAGACACGTGCCGAGCTCACCGGCCCGAACAGCATTCGTCTGGTCAAGTCCGGCCGGGAGGTGACGGCCGAACGCATCGTGGTTGCCGTTGGTGGCGCCCCCAACCCGCATGCCGCGCTGCCGGGCTATGAGCACTGCATATCCTCCAATGAAGCCTTCCACCTCGCGACATTGCCGCGGTCCATCCTGATCGCTGGGGGTGGTTATATTGCGGTGGAATTCGCCAACATCTTTCACGGGCTCGGCGTCGAGACCACGCTGATCTATCGCGGCGCGGAGATCCTCAGCCGCTTCGATCAGGACATGCGCCGTGGGCTGCACGAGGCGATGGTCGACAAGGGCATCCGCATCCTTTGCCATGACCATGTGCAGAAGGTGTCGAAGTCGGCTGCGGGGAATCTCGAAGTTGAGACGATCAACAATGGTCGTCTCGTGGTCGAACAGGTGATGCTGGCGCTTGGACGCGATCCGAACACGACGGGGCTCGGGCTCGAGGCCGCAGGCGTCGAGACGAACGAACGTGGCGCGATCGTGGTCGATCAGTATTCTCGCACGAACGTGCAGAGCATCTTTGCACTTGGTGACGTGACCGATCGCGTGCAGCTCACGCCTGTCGCGATCCACGAGGCGATGTGCTTCATTGAAACGGAATACAAGAACAATCCGACCTCGCCGGATCACGAGCTGATCGCAACCGCGGTCTTTTCGCAGCCGGAAATCGGCACGGTTGGACTTTCCGAAGAGGCCGCCGCGAAGAAATTCGAGGAGATCGAGGTTTATCGCGCCCAATTCCGCCCGATGAAGGCGACACTTTCCGGTCGGGCCGAAAAGATGATCATGAAGCTGATCGTCAATGCTGCCGACCGCAAGGTGGTCGGCGCCCATATTCTCGGCCACGACGCCGGCGAAATGGCGCAACTTCTCGGGATCACGCTCAAGGCCGGTTGCACCAAGGACGACTTCGATCGCACCATGGCGGTACACCCGACTGCCGCGGAGGAGTTGGTGACCATGTACAATCCGAGCTATCGGGTCCGGAACGGCGAGCGGGTCTGA
- a CDS encoding DUF2059 domain-containing protein: MISFTGMGRLASITVIAGSLALGAVSAKAQDVPAEHLQSAREAISALGVTNRFDAILPSIMDRLTAQLIQAYPNLQDVISVKVEEEALKLAARRADLEREAALVYAKAFTAEELNQITAFYGSETGKKLLKDGPIATRELLKAADIWTAGIARDLEQQANAALLAQVQAEQPAAAEAPKP; the protein is encoded by the coding sequence ATGATCAGCTTTACGGGTATGGGCCGCCTTGCCTCGATCACCGTCATCGCCGGTAGCCTTGCGCTTGGTGCCGTTTCGGCGAAGGCACAGGACGTGCCGGCCGAGCACCTGCAGTCGGCACGCGAGGCGATCAGCGCGCTCGGCGTCACGAACCGCTTCGACGCGATCCTGCCAAGCATCATGGATCGACTGACGGCCCAGCTCATCCAGGCCTACCCGAACCTGCAGGACGTCATCTCTGTCAAGGTCGAGGAAGAAGCCCTCAAGCTCGCCGCTCGCCGTGCCGACCTGGAACGCGAAGCAGCGCTTGTTTACGCCAAGGCGTTCACGGCTGAAGAACTGAACCAGATCACGGCGTTCTATGGCAGCGAAACCGGCAAGAAGCTTCTGAAGGACGGCCCGATCGCGACGCGTGAACTTCTGAAAGCTGCCGATATCTGGACCGCCGGCATTGCCCGCGATCTCGAGCAGCAGGCGAATGCCGCCCTGCTTGCCCAGGTTCAGGCCGAGCAGCCGGCAGCGGCCGAAGCGCCGAAGCCCTAG
- the rpiA gene encoding ribose-5-phosphate isomerase RpiA: MDAREMKIKAAAAALEHVEDGMRLGIGTGSTAEEFVRLLAEKVAGGLNVEGVPTSERTARLCVELGVPLKSLDELPELDLTIDGADEIDTGFRLIKGGGGALLREKIVAAASKRMIVIADETKLVDTLGAFPLPIEINPFGQASTRLAIERLAAELGLSGPMMLRTRSDESLFMTDGGHLILDASFGRIPDADALASRLNQIPGVVEHGLFINLASLAIIAGPAGARVMEPKN, encoded by the coding sequence ATGGACGCCCGTGAAATGAAGATCAAGGCCGCAGCTGCGGCGCTGGAGCATGTCGAAGACGGCATGCGTCTCGGGATCGGAACTGGTTCAACCGCGGAAGAATTCGTTCGGTTGCTGGCGGAAAAGGTTGCCGGGGGCCTGAATGTTGAAGGCGTGCCGACGTCGGAGCGCACCGCGCGTCTCTGCGTCGAACTCGGCGTGCCGCTGAAGTCACTGGACGAATTGCCCGAGCTCGATCTGACCATCGATGGCGCCGATGAGATCGACACCGGTTTCAGGTTGATCAAGGGTGGCGGTGGTGCGCTGCTGCGTGAAAAGATCGTCGCTGCGGCTTCAAAGCGCATGATTGTGATCGCCGACGAGACAAAGCTGGTCGACACGCTCGGCGCCTTCCCTTTGCCGATCGAGATCAACCCGTTCGGGCAGGCCTCCACCCGGCTTGCGATCGAACGGCTGGCCGCGGAGCTCGGTCTCAGCGGGCCGATGATGCTCCGGACCCGTTCCGACGAAAGCCTGTTCATGACCGATGGTGGACACCTCATTCTTGACGCATCTTTTGGCCGCATTCCTGATGCAGACGCTCTTGCAAGCCGGCTCAATCAAATCCCCGGCGTGGTGGAACACGGCCTTTTCATAAACTTGGCATCGCTCGCGATCATCGCCGGACCGGCGGGGGCAAGGGTGATGGAGCCGAAGAACTAA
- a CDS encoding HAD family hydrolase produces the protein MTATTIVFDLDGTLIDTAPDLVESLNHTIATRDLQPVGYEDLTHLVGQGARVMIQRAFALRGAPLPDEDIPALLDCFIDHYEAGMPGKSRPYPGLVEALERLRAAGFRMAVCTNKMERLALPLVERLELTSYFTAIAGGDTFAFRKPDPAHILATVERAGGTPDKVLMIGDSINDILAARNGDIPSIAVNFGYSDVPVEELGASHVIGHFNELTVELVERLTR, from the coding sequence TTGACCGCAACGACCATCGTCTTCGACCTCGACGGAACCCTGATCGATACGGCACCCGATCTTGTCGAAAGCCTCAACCACACGATTGCAACGCGTGACCTGCAGCCGGTGGGCTACGAAGACCTTACCCATCTCGTTGGCCAGGGCGCACGCGTTATGATCCAGCGCGCATTTGCTTTGCGCGGTGCGCCATTGCCGGACGAAGATATCCCTGCCCTGCTCGATTGCTTCATCGATCACTACGAAGCCGGCATGCCGGGCAAGAGCCGCCCCTATCCGGGCCTCGTCGAAGCCCTCGAGCGATTGCGCGCCGCAGGCTTCAGGATGGCCGTCTGCACCAACAAGATGGAACGCTTGGCGCTTCCCCTGGTCGAGCGCCTGGAGCTCACCTCCTATTTCACGGCAATCGCGGGCGGCGACACTTTCGCCTTTCGCAAGCCGGACCCGGCGCATATTCTCGCGACCGTCGAGCGGGCTGGCGGCACGCCCGACAAGGTGCTGATGATCGGCGACAGCATCAACGACATCCTGGCGGCCCGAAATGGCGACATCCCCTCGATCGCCGTGAATTTCGGCTATTCGGACGTGCCGGTGGAAGAACTCGGCGCCTCGCATGTGATCGGGCACTTCAACGAACTGACCGTCGAACTCGTCGAGCGGCTGACCCGCTGA
- a CDS encoding L,D-transpeptidase family protein encodes MTRKTKFVVTALLAATTAVGTLPGEATATTLLDLLRGGPGRQTKQQSAPASLEQQARGGLEMGDPEPLPKVTGPQYHTYKPEAQRAIKIKLPAAEPGAGTAEAPATQEVLGARRFLSEVSVRATDEVAKTVEAYYGKSNAPLIWTDGEVVSDRGHAMIEALASADAVGLSPDDYAVTLPSETVDAADPEKRQRELMAFEIALSAKVLTYVQDTGRGRIDPNKISGYYDFKRKSVNLAPVLDMLRKSPDVAAYLRNRDPKSPQFVALRDELARLRVEDAQASTQRITIAPGTLLKPGQSNPELANVVGALKQVASDAILTGHAATLSAYTNTPEYTPELVALIEAFQKEKRLKPDGVVGPATIRAMTGHSNAEKIAKLQVAMEAVRWLPADLGSRYVFINAPSFRASYFNEGKEEVSMRVVVGSRANQTYFFQDQIQTVEFNPYWGVPKSIIVNEMLPKLRADPSYLDRLGYEVSYGGRKVASSQVDWNATHAVDVRQPPGGDNALGELKILFPNEHAIYMHDTPSKSYFSRDMRALSHGCVRLAEPRVMAAAVMGTTVEEIGKQIASGQNRAVQVPQKIPVYVSYFTAWPNGDGVVEYFDDVYGRDGYTAKAFKATTDARAPRA; translated from the coding sequence ATGACGAGAAAGACAAAATTCGTAGTCACAGCGCTCCTCGCTGCGACGACTGCCGTCGGGACCTTGCCGGGTGAGGCCACTGCCACGACGCTTCTCGATCTGCTCCGCGGCGGCCCGGGTCGCCAGACCAAGCAGCAGTCTGCTCCCGCCTCGCTGGAGCAACAGGCCCGCGGCGGGCTCGAGATGGGAGATCCCGAGCCGTTGCCGAAGGTGACTGGCCCGCAGTACCACACCTATAAGCCGGAGGCGCAGCGCGCCATCAAGATCAAGCTGCCGGCTGCGGAGCCGGGCGCTGGCACCGCTGAGGCACCTGCGACCCAAGAGGTCCTGGGCGCACGTCGTTTCCTTTCCGAGGTTTCCGTCCGGGCCACGGACGAGGTCGCAAAGACCGTCGAGGCCTATTATGGCAAGTCCAATGCGCCGCTGATCTGGACGGATGGCGAGGTCGTTTCCGATCGCGGCCATGCGATGATCGAGGCGCTCGCTTCGGCCGATGCAGTTGGTCTTTCTCCCGATGACTATGCGGTGACCCTGCCGTCCGAGACAGTCGATGCCGCCGATCCGGAGAAGCGTCAGCGCGAGCTGATGGCGTTCGAGATCGCCCTTTCGGCAAAGGTCCTGACCTATGTGCAAGATACGGGCCGCGGCCGGATCGATCCCAATAAAATCTCCGGGTACTACGACTTCAAGCGCAAGAGTGTGAACCTTGCCCCGGTGCTCGACATGCTGCGGAAGAGCCCCGATGTCGCCGCCTATCTGCGCAATCGCGATCCGAAGAGCCCGCAATTCGTTGCCCTGCGCGACGAGCTGGCCCGCCTGCGGGTCGAGGATGCGCAGGCCTCGACGCAGCGGATCACCATTGCGCCGGGCACGCTGCTGAAGCCCGGGCAGAGCAATCCGGAACTCGCTAATGTGGTGGGTGCCCTGAAGCAGGTGGCGTCCGATGCTATCCTGACCGGCCACGCGGCCACGCTTTCTGCCTACACCAATACACCGGAATACACGCCCGAACTGGTGGCGCTGATCGAAGCGTTCCAGAAGGAAAAGCGGCTGAAGCCGGATGGTGTCGTCGGACCTGCCACCATTCGCGCCATGACCGGACACAGCAATGCCGAGAAGATCGCTAAGCTGCAGGTCGCGATGGAAGCCGTGCGCTGGCTGCCGGCCGATCTCGGATCGCGCTACGTCTTCATCAACGCACCCTCCTTCCGTGCCTCCTACTTCAACGAAGGCAAGGAAGAGGTTTCGATGCGGGTGGTCGTCGGGTCGAGGGCCAACCAGACCTATTTCTTCCAGGACCAGATCCAGACTGTCGAATTCAATCCCTATTGGGGCGTTCCGAAGTCGATCATCGTCAACGAAATGCTGCCCAAGCTCAGGGCCGATCCGTCCTATCTCGACCGTCTGGGCTATGAAGTGTCCTATGGAGGTCGCAAGGTTGCGTCGAGCCAGGTTGACTGGAACGCCACCCATGCCGTCGATGTCCGCCAGCCGCCGGGTGGCGACAATGCGCTGGGCGAGTTGAAGATCCTCTTCCCCAATGAACATGCCATCTACATGCATGACACGCCGTCGAAGAGCTATTTCAGTCGGGATATGCGGGCACTCAGCCATGGCTGCGTTCGTCTGGCCGAGCCGCGCGTGATGGCGGCGGCCGTCATGGGCACGACGGTCGAGGAGATCGGCAAGCAGATCGCATCGGGGCAGAACCGCGCCGTCCAGGTGCCGCAGAAGATCCCGGTCTATGTGTCCTATTTCACGGCCTGGCCGAACGGTGACGGTGTCGTCGAGTATTTCGACGATGTCTACGGCCGTGACGGCTACACTGCCAAGGCCTTCAAGGCGACGACGGATGCACGCGCGCCGCGCGCCTGA